The following are from one region of the Paenibacillus bovis genome:
- a CDS encoding BadF/BadG/BcrA/BcrD ATPase family protein, with translation MEYVIGIDGGGTSTTAVAVDGNGQQIAYAEGNASNPKSSAGTDYRSNIHNVISQLLSDSALVLEQCRGIGAGVAGVYTPEECRVVEQVLHSYWQERGQQAPDIRVVSDAETALAAAFGTNRGIVAIAGTGSIVLGVLPSGERVRAGGWGHILGDQGSGYAIGQRTLQTVMLGYDGIVEVTGLSDKVLQHYDARSAEDLRHIVYQPHIGKRQIAAAAKLCIEASQSGDVLAQQIITQAAVDMAELVQALLNRYPELEQTGIAAAGSIFRYSVLYRETFVQQLQQGYARLPEVRLAEQQAAYGAAVLIMNRLAEH, from the coding sequence ATGGAATATGTGATAGGAATAGATGGAGGCGGTACCTCGACAACCGCAGTGGCTGTAGATGGAAATGGGCAGCAAATCGCTTATGCAGAAGGTAATGCAAGCAATCCCAAATCGTCGGCTGGCACAGACTACAGGAGCAATATACATAATGTAATTTCACAGCTGCTAAGCGACTCTGCGCTGGTGCTTGAACAGTGCCGGGGGATAGGTGCAGGTGTAGCCGGAGTCTATACCCCGGAGGAATGCAGAGTCGTTGAGCAAGTGCTGCACAGTTACTGGCAGGAACGCGGACAACAGGCACCGGATATACGGGTCGTCAGTGACGCCGAGACTGCTCTGGCAGCAGCTTTTGGTACTAATCGCGGAATAGTGGCTATTGCAGGTACGGGGTCGATCGTGCTGGGTGTTCTGCCTTCCGGAGAGAGGGTGCGCGCCGGAGGCTGGGGACATATTTTAGGAGATCAGGGAAGTGGATACGCGATCGGACAGCGAACGCTGCAGACGGTGATGCTTGGCTACGATGGTATCGTGGAGGTGACCGGATTATCGGACAAGGTACTGCAGCATTATGATGCACGTTCTGCCGAAGATCTGCGTCATATTGTATATCAGCCGCATATAGGCAAAAGACAGATCGCGGCAGCGGCAAAGCTTTGTATAGAAGCATCACAGTCGGGAGACGTGTTGGCACAGCAAATTATTACGCAGGCTGCCGTTGATATGGCTGAATTGGTACAGGCTCTGCTGAACCGGTATCCAGAGCTGGAGCAGACAGGCATCGCAGCGGCCGGTTCCATATTCCGTTATTCCGTGCTGTACCGGGAGACATTTGTCCAGCAGCTGCAGCAAGGCTATGCTCGTTTGCCGGAGGTAAGACTGGCGGAGCAACAAGCAGCCTATGGTGCAGCTGTACTGATCATGAACAGGCTGGCAGAACATTGA
- a CDS encoding NAD-dependent epimerase/dehydratase family protein, with translation MKKALVTGATGFLGGHMTRRLLAQGWQVTATGRNEQAGRQLAAAGAQFIPIELSNREQVIEVCREQQYVFHCAALSSPWGSYRDFLSSNVEATRYVSDGCLRHGVQRLIHISTPSIYFDYRTRYGIRESDPLPRKPANHYAATKLMAEQLLQQAWQQQELPVVMLRPRAIFGPMDQTLFPRLLEANRKSGVPLLNGGQAEIDLTYVDNVLDAMLLAAFAPAGVLGQAYNISNGEAMPFGMLLTRLFEQLGLPLRTRSIPVKAAYTAAGILETAYRLLPLSGEPLLTRYTVGSIAVPHTLDIQRAREELGYVPAVTVDEGLQRFARWWRQEHHME, from the coding sequence ATGAAGAAAGCATTAGTTACCGGAGCGACCGGCTTTCTCGGCGGACATATGACCAGACGACTGCTGGCACAAGGCTGGCAGGTCACCGCAACCGGACGAAATGAACAGGCTGGCCGTCAGTTGGCTGCAGCAGGCGCACAATTTATTCCGATCGAGCTGAGCAATCGGGAGCAGGTTATAGAAGTCTGCCGGGAGCAGCAGTATGTGTTTCACTGTGCGGCCCTGTCTTCGCCTTGGGGCTCGTATCGTGATTTCCTTTCCAGCAATGTAGAGGCTACCCGGTATGTATCAGATGGTTGTCTGCGGCATGGAGTACAGCGGCTGATCCATATTTCCACGCCCAGTATTTATTTTGACTATCGGACACGCTACGGGATTCGGGAAAGTGATCCATTGCCGCGCAAGCCTGCCAATCATTATGCGGCTACCAAGCTGATGGCGGAGCAACTGCTGCAGCAAGCCTGGCAGCAGCAAGAGCTGCCGGTCGTGATGCTGCGTCCGCGGGCAATCTTCGGACCCATGGATCAGACACTGTTCCCGAGGCTGCTGGAGGCAAATCGCAAGTCCGGTGTGCCGCTGCTGAATGGCGGGCAAGCCGAGATCGATCTGACGTATGTGGATAATGTGCTGGATGCGATGCTGCTGGCCGCTTTTGCCCCGGCTGGTGTGCTTGGGCAGGCCTATAATATTTCCAATGGAGAAGCTATGCCGTTTGGTATGCTGCTCACCCGTTTGTTCGAACAACTGGGATTGCCTCTGCGTACACGTTCAATTCCGGTCAAAGCAGCCTATACGGCTGCAGGCATACTGGAGACCGCCTATCGGCTGCTACCATTGTCCGGCGAACCGCTGCTCACCCGGTATACGGTAGGTTCTATTGCTGTACCGCATACACTGGATATTCAGCGCGCCCGGGAAGAACTGGGCTACGTACCGGCTGTGACGGTTGATGAGGGACTGCAGCGCTTTGCCCGCTGGTGGCGGCAGGAACATCATATGGAATAA
- a CDS encoding GNAT family N-acetyltransferase yields MKIRSFKLSDLNLVKELLQVALSEECYEHTMGPFARQLSWDSELIMVAEQGEEIIGLLIGTIDRNFGCYYRIAVHPDMRGKGIGKALVAAMEKRFQQRNVSGIMIAGDEHNEAVMPLYAALGYDESKILRTYEKLSIVAANA; encoded by the coding sequence ATGAAAATTCGTTCCTTTAAGCTAAGTGATTTGAACCTTGTGAAGGAGCTGCTGCAGGTAGCTCTGTCGGAAGAATGCTATGAGCATACTATGGGACCTTTTGCGAGACAATTGTCCTGGGATTCCGAACTGATTATGGTTGCGGAGCAGGGAGAAGAAATTATTGGCTTGTTAATTGGTACGATTGACCGCAATTTCGGTTGTTACTACCGTATTGCCGTTCATCCGGATATGAGAGGCAAAGGAATTGGCAAAGCGCTGGTCGCAGCAATGGAAAAACGTTTCCAGCAGCGTAATGTCAGTGGAATTATGATCGCAGGAGACGAGCATAACGAGGCGGTAATGCCGTTGTATGCAGCTCTGGGCTATGATGAGAGCAAGATTCTTCGTACGTACGAGAAATTAAGCATCGTTGCAGCTAACGCATAA
- the murQ gene encoding N-acetylmuramic acid 6-phosphate etherase encodes MNPSLGKLLTEQQNPRTTGIDDMTAEQILRAIHEEDRTVPAAVERCIPEIAKVVEAITESFRTGGRLLYAGAGTSGRLGILDASECPPTYGSDPEQVIGLIAGGSRAIQQAVEGAEDNPELGRRDIREHQVSGRDVVVGIAASGRTPYVLGAMQEAVERGAVVVGISNNPDSEMGKVASIMIEAVTGPEAIVGSTRMKAGTAQKLILNMLTTASMIRSGKVYRNLMVDMQATNEKLALRARRLIQLATEADDDKVEQAYLASGGHVKTAIVMILLQVDADAAAELLQSSGGFVRQVLDHSY; translated from the coding sequence ATGAATCCATCCTTAGGCAAGCTGCTGACCGAGCAGCAAAATCCGCGTACCACAGGTATCGACGATATGACAGCAGAACAGATTTTGCGAGCAATTCATGAAGAAGATCGTACAGTACCGGCAGCAGTCGAACGCTGTATTCCCGAGATTGCCAAAGTCGTCGAAGCTATTACAGAGAGCTTCCGTACAGGCGGACGATTGCTGTATGCGGGAGCAGGTACCAGCGGACGGCTTGGTATTCTGGATGCGTCGGAATGTCCACCTACCTATGGCAGTGATCCCGAGCAGGTCATTGGACTGATCGCAGGAGGCAGCCGGGCGATTCAGCAGGCGGTTGAAGGCGCCGAAGACAATCCGGAGCTGGGACGGCGGGATATTCGTGAACATCAAGTATCTGGCCGGGATGTGGTAGTGGGAATCGCTGCCAGCGGACGCACTCCGTATGTACTCGGAGCGATGCAGGAGGCTGTGGAACGTGGCGCAGTAGTTGTTGGAATCAGCAATAATCCTGATTCGGAGATGGGCAAGGTCGCTTCTATTATGATCGAGGCGGTAACCGGCCCGGAGGCTATCGTCGGCTCCACACGCATGAAGGCGGGAACCGCACAGAAGCTGATTCTCAATATGCTGACTACAGCCTCCATGATTCGCTCCGGCAAAGTATACCGCAATTTGATGGTGGATATGCAGGCGACCAACGAAAAGCTGGCACTGCGCGCCCGGCGGCTGATCCAGCTGGCGACCGAAGCGGACGATGATAAGGTGGAACAGGCTTATCTGGCTTCTGGAGGTCATGTGAAGACTGCTATTGTGATGATCCTGCTGCAGGTGGATGCCGATGCTGCAGCCGAACTGCTGCAAAGCAGCGGCGGTTTTGTGCGGCAAGTACTTGACCATTCATACTAG
- the folE gene encoding GTP cyclohydrolase I FolE, which translates to MAGIKDYTNLKVAAHRDQIEYHIKEILNLIGEDTEREGLLETPARVTRMYEEIFAGYSVDPREALGVTFDENHQEMVIVKDIVYYSQCEHHMAPFFGKVHIGYVPSGKIAGLSKFARLVEAVTRRLQVQERITSQIADILDEVLKPTGVMVVVEGEHLCMCARGVKKPGSKTITSAVRGGFQNDAPLRAEFLSLIKDH; encoded by the coding sequence ATGGCTGGAATTAAGGATTATACCAACCTGAAGGTCGCAGCACATCGCGACCAGATTGAATATCATATCAAGGAAATCCTGAACCTGATCGGTGAAGATACCGAACGGGAAGGATTGCTGGAGACACCTGCACGGGTAACACGGATGTACGAGGAGATTTTTGCCGGATACAGTGTAGACCCGCGCGAGGCGCTGGGCGTTACTTTTGACGAGAATCATCAGGAGATGGTCATCGTCAAGGATATCGTCTATTACAGCCAGTGCGAGCATCATATGGCTCCATTCTTCGGCAAAGTCCACATTGGCTATGTACCGAGCGGCAAAATCGCCGGTCTGAGCAAATTCGCCCGTCTGGTCGAAGCGGTTACCCGCCGTCTTCAGGTGCAGGAGCGGATCACAAGCCAGATCGCTGATATTCTCGACGAAGTATTGAAGCCAACCGGTGTAATGGTTGTCGTTGAAGGTGAACATCTGTGCATGTGCGCACGCGGTGTCAAAAAGCCGGGCAGCAAGACGATCACGTCTGCTGTACGCGGCGGCTTCCAGAATGATGCGCCACTGCGCGCAGAGTTCCTGTCGCTGATCAAGGATCACTAA
- a CDS encoding beta-ketoacyl-ACP synthase III: MQLRKVKIMGTGKYLPRQAVTDAQVDQRLGVKPGWAAKAGGVGTRYYVDKGETASTMGAAAAYSALEAAGLTFDDIDCLVCTSGTKEQPLPSTASFIQQAMGQEDSGIPAFDIDGTCLSFVFGLDTLSYLVAAGRYRYVLLVATEVASAGLDWSQKESAVLFGDGAAAVVIGPAAADESSAIIHTSLHTYSKGARYSEVAAGGTRFPHGHEQAAAPAYLFQMDGPAIFRMASRLLPEFIEDLLTQSRTVMNDFRMVIPHQGSAMAMRLMRRKLGIEEEQFMNITPNHGNTIAASIPMGLHEAIVQGRIRRGDRIMLLGTAAGLSLGGMVLDY, encoded by the coding sequence ATGCAGCTTCGCAAAGTGAAAATTATGGGAACAGGCAAATATTTGCCGCGTCAGGCCGTAACCGATGCACAGGTAGATCAGCGTCTGGGCGTCAAGCCCGGTTGGGCTGCCAAAGCAGGCGGTGTCGGTACGCGGTATTACGTGGATAAAGGCGAGACAGCCTCTACGATGGGAGCGGCAGCGGCTTATTCTGCGCTTGAAGCAGCCGGACTGACATTTGACGATATCGATTGTCTCGTGTGCACGAGCGGCACCAAGGAGCAGCCGCTGCCCAGCACGGCTTCTTTTATCCAGCAGGCGATGGGGCAGGAAGATTCCGGCATACCTGCTTTTGATATTGACGGTACATGTCTGAGCTTTGTTTTTGGTCTGGATACGTTATCCTATCTCGTAGCAGCCGGACGCTATCGTTATGTATTGCTGGTAGCGACAGAGGTAGCTTCGGCAGGACTGGACTGGAGTCAAAAGGAAAGCGCCGTACTGTTCGGCGATGGAGCTGCTGCCGTCGTGATCGGACCGGCAGCCGCCGATGAATCTTCAGCGATTATACATACTTCACTTCATACGTATAGCAAAGGAGCACGTTATTCGGAGGTGGCAGCCGGCGGTACCCGTTTCCCGCATGGGCATGAGCAGGCAGCTGCACCGGCTTATCTGTTCCAAATGGACGGTCCCGCGATTTTCCGGATGGCTTCCCGGTTACTGCCGGAATTTATCGAGGATCTGCTGACACAATCTCGGACGGTGATGAACGATTTTCGGATGGTAATTCCACATCAGGGCAGTGCGATGGCGATGCGGCTGATGCGCCGCAAGCTGGGGATCGAAGAGGAACAATTTATGAATATTACACCCAATCATGGCAATACAATTGCGGCTTCGATCCCGATGGGACTGCATGAAGCGATTGTGCAGGGGCGGATTCGTCGCGGCGACCGGATCATGCTGCTCGGTACGGCAGCCGGGTTGTCGCTGGGAGGCATGGTGCTTGATTACTAA
- a CDS encoding serine hydrolase domain-containing protein: MNESVPSVPSVPTRYTTTHSAVEPLSPDQLAQLEHMWNPLYAACQQRIVPGASAAIYWQGHCLYKAIGWAVDTADRQIPANTDTIYDCASLTKVVVTLPLILTLVQRGILELDRPVSVDMAELRTGPYQQITLRQLLSHTSGLPAIADFYSGTVLTMPEAIQTISQMPPAYATGQACMYSDPGFMLLGELFTRVSGLPLPAGAAQYIWEPLHMKQSLFVPAKSHIANIAATEYDRPTGSHLQGIVHDENARALGGICGHAGLFATASDLLRYAAYWLNAVSGSMIDDPSELSHVSPPALSLSDRLLQEAVTRQTPPLPGTRRGLGWVLQGDDADVSGPSFSTAAFGHTGFTGTSIQIDPQQQLAIVLLTNRVHYGRRQSIQQLRRDFHTAVSSALHDRTAPSSSH; this comes from the coding sequence ATGAATGAATCTGTACCTTCCGTACCTTCTGTACCTACAAGGTACACTACTACCCATTCGGCTGTAGAACCTTTATCACCAGATCAGCTCGCTCAACTGGAGCATATGTGGAATCCGCTGTATGCAGCCTGTCAGCAGCGAATCGTTCCGGGTGCTTCGGCTGCTATCTACTGGCAGGGTCATTGTCTGTACAAAGCAATTGGCTGGGCGGTCGATACAGCCGATAGGCAGATTCCTGCCAATACCGATACGATATACGACTGTGCTTCATTGACCAAAGTAGTCGTTACACTGCCACTGATATTGACGCTTGTCCAGCGCGGAATACTGGAGCTGGATCGCCCGGTATCTGTAGATATGGCTGAATTACGAACAGGACCTTATCAGCAGATCACGCTTCGTCAGCTGCTCAGTCATACCTCCGGTCTGCCTGCCATAGCCGATTTCTATTCCGGTACTGTCCTCACCATGCCGGAAGCCATTCAGACGATCAGTCAGATGCCGCCTGCTTATGCCACAGGACAGGCATGTATGTATAGTGATCCAGGGTTTATGCTGCTGGGTGAACTGTTCACCCGGGTAAGTGGACTCCCGCTGCCAGCCGGCGCTGCGCAGTATATTTGGGAGCCATTGCATATGAAGCAGAGCCTGTTCGTACCAGCCAAAAGTCATATCGCCAACATCGCTGCTACTGAATACGATAGACCTACAGGAAGTCATCTGCAGGGCATAGTTCATGACGAGAATGCACGGGCACTGGGTGGTATATGTGGACATGCCGGCTTGTTTGCTACCGCAAGCGATCTGCTGCGATACGCAGCGTATTGGCTGAATGCTGTGAGTGGCAGCATGATAGATGACCCGTCCGAATTATCCCATGTCTCTCCTCCAGCGCTTTCTCTGTCCGATCGGCTTCTACAGGAAGCCGTCACTCGGCAGACTCCGCCCCTTCCCGGCACCCGGCGCGGACTCGGCTGGGTACTGCAAGGTGATGATGCGGATGTCTCCGGTCCTTCTTTCTCTACTGCTGCATTTGGTCATACAGGATTCACCGGCACGAGTATTCAAATCGATCCGCAGCAGCAGCTGGCGATCGTATTATTGACTAACCGGGTTCATTATGGACGCAGACAATCGATCCAGCAGCTGCGCAGAGACTTTCATACTGCTGTATCTTCAGCACTGCACGATCGGACTGCACCGTCTTCATCCCACTGA
- a CDS encoding HD-GYP domain-containing protein, with protein MRYVSIDNVETGQHLGKSVYSSNGTILLSAGVQLTVFMINTLNRIGVTMIYIQDEQFADVEPEEILSEATKQHMIREMSDTFDAVRSGKEWNPARITLSVENLLEDIIGAREVQVQLTDIKTADNARYLHAMNVCLLSAIIGMNIGMNQQQLRDLAIGALLHDVGKVSGGEAFDLIPGSKMHHTWRGFELIKSKRDFNLMIAHVALQHHERMDGTGQPRGLSHDEIHRYARIVTIANTYDNLITPKEHGGKSLLPHEACEEMMAMSGTALDHDLLVEFTRIISIYPNGTGVRLSTRETGVVVSQHRGLPGRPVVRIVRGSGDSLDVKEVDLANATTVFIEAVMN; from the coding sequence ATGAGATACGTAAGCATAGACAATGTCGAGACCGGGCAGCATCTGGGCAAGTCTGTCTATTCGAGTAATGGTACGATCCTGCTGTCGGCAGGTGTGCAGCTGACCGTATTTATGATTAACACGCTGAACCGGATTGGAGTCACCATGATCTATATTCAGGACGAGCAGTTTGCCGACGTAGAGCCGGAAGAAATCCTGAGCGAAGCGACCAAACAGCACATGATCCGGGAAATGAGTGATACCTTTGATGCCGTACGGTCCGGCAAGGAATGGAATCCGGCACGGATTACGCTCAGCGTCGAGAATCTGCTGGAAGATATTATTGGGGCGCGGGAAGTACAGGTACAGCTGACCGATATCAAGACAGCGGACAATGCCCGCTATCTGCATGCGATGAATGTCTGTCTGCTATCGGCGATTATTGGCATGAATATCGGAATGAATCAGCAGCAGCTGCGCGATCTGGCGATTGGCGCCTTGCTGCATGATGTAGGCAAAGTGTCCGGCGGTGAGGCTTTTGATCTGATTCCCGGTTCCAAAATGCATCATACCTGGAGAGGGTTTGAGCTGATCAAGTCCAAGCGCGATTTCAATCTGATGATCGCGCATGTGGCCCTGCAGCACCATGAACGGATGGATGGCACCGGGCAGCCGCGTGGCCTCAGTCACGATGAGATTCACCGGTATGCCCGGATCGTGACGATTGCCAATACGTACGATAATCTGATTACGCCCAAGGAACATGGCGGCAAGAGTCTGCTGCCGCATGAAGCGTGCGAAGAGATGATGGCGATGTCGGGTACGGCGCTGGATCATGATCTGCTGGTCGAGTTTACCCGGATCATTTCCATTTATCCGAATGGGACGGGAGTCCGCCTGTCCACGAGGGAAACCGGGGTAGTCGTGAGCCAGCATAGAGGGCTGCCAGGGCGTCCAGTCGTGCGGATCGTACGCGGAAGCGGCGATTCACTCGATGTCAAAGAAGTCGATCTGGCAAATGCTACAACCGTTTTCATAGAAGCGGTCATGAATTAG
- a CDS encoding MurR/RpiR family transcriptional regulator has product MNGGLVRLREIITMITPSERKVASFILEHPRQLVGLSVAQLAKQSGGSQAAVIRLCKSAGFKGYQELMLKVAGDLYEEPPISGYQEIHPADPIQHLIEQVSANTIQSIRDTAKILNPLYVEKAIKALEQARRLFFLGTGASYLVASDAQHKFLRINKPGFAFSDADMQRMASSMLTPEDTVIGISYSGQTAVTIECMQMARDAGATTISLTRYGNNPVSSLALIPLHISALEHDARSGGISSRITQLHVIDMLYLGVANRSEPRLLDDPKQEYRAVHRMNF; this is encoded by the coding sequence ATGAATGGAGGATTAGTGAGACTACGCGAGATTATTACAATGATTACCCCGTCCGAACGCAAAGTAGCCAGCTTTATCCTGGAGCATCCGCGCCAGCTGGTTGGCTTGTCTGTCGCCCAATTGGCCAAGCAAAGCGGTGGCAGTCAGGCAGCGGTGATCCGGTTATGCAAATCCGCCGGATTCAAAGGGTATCAGGAGCTGATGCTCAAAGTAGCCGGTGATCTGTACGAAGAGCCTCCGATCAGCGGCTATCAGGAAATTCACCCTGCAGATCCCATCCAGCATCTGATCGAGCAGGTATCCGCGAATACGATTCAATCGATTCGGGATACAGCCAAAATACTGAATCCACTATACGTGGAGAAGGCTATCAAAGCGCTGGAGCAGGCCCGGAGGCTATTTTTTCTGGGTACAGGAGCTTCCTACCTCGTAGCAAGCGATGCCCAGCACAAATTTCTGCGTATCAACAAACCGGGATTCGCTTTTAGCGATGCGGATATGCAGCGTATGGCCTCCAGCATGCTGACCCCGGAAGATACCGTAATCGGCATCTCCTATTCCGGTCAGACTGCCGTAACTATCGAGTGTATGCAGATGGCCCGCGATGCCGGAGCGACCACTATTTCCCTCACCCGGTACGGCAATAATCCCGTCAGTAGTCTGGCGCTGATTCCGCTTCATATCTCTGCCCTGGAGCATGATGCTCGCAGCGGAGGCATTTCTTCAAGGATTACCCAGCTGCATGTGATCGATATGCTGTATCTGGGTGTAGCGAACCGCAGCGAGCCGCGCTTGCTGGATGATCCGAAACAGGAATACAGGGCAGTCCACCGCATGAACTTTTAG
- a CDS encoding MBL fold metallo-hydrolase yields the protein MLTSTPVSLWLGAAGYCTHPEVLTIRGGTLRPVAFPAGFACIRHPKHGIILFDTGYSSRFFTETATLPQAAYRYITPVVYEEQDSAADQLGRMEIDAADVQYVILSHFHGDHIAAVQDFPNSRFIYLAESYEAVRKLGTLRAVKAGFLSGLLPEDWIERSLPFYRKDLIHPSTSGQLRAVERKLSVSSKSSASGEWSVSREAYGPQHDLFGDGSLFAIELSGHAEGMIGLLLSTSSHDYLLCADTVWSSRALRENRRPHPLAGIIMSDRREYVRSMDRLREWSSTNPELRIVPSHCREVLAEWGGRWLT from the coding sequence ATGCTGACATCTACGCCAGTATCCCTGTGGCTGGGAGCGGCAGGTTACTGCACCCATCCCGAAGTGCTGACAATCCGTGGCGGAACGCTACGTCCGGTCGCTTTTCCGGCAGGGTTTGCCTGTATCCGTCATCCGAAGCATGGGATCATTCTGTTTGATACGGGCTATAGCAGCCGCTTTTTTACAGAAACGGCTACTCTTCCACAGGCCGCTTATCGTTATATTACGCCTGTTGTATATGAGGAGCAGGACAGCGCAGCTGATCAGCTGGGTCGTATGGAGATAGATGCTGCTGACGTACAGTATGTGATCCTGTCGCATTTTCACGGGGATCATATTGCGGCTGTTCAGGACTTTCCCAATTCCCGTTTTATCTATCTGGCGGAATCATATGAAGCTGTACGTAAGCTCGGAACACTGCGCGCGGTCAAGGCAGGCTTTCTGAGCGGCCTGCTGCCGGAGGATTGGATAGAGCGCTCCCTGCCTTTTTACAGAAAAGATCTGATACATCCGAGTACATCTGGCCAGCTACGGGCTGTAGAACGAAAATTATCTGTATCAAGCAAGTCGTCTGCATCAGGTGAATGGTCTGTATCCAGGGAAGCATATGGTCCGCAGCATGATTTATTTGGAGACGGCAGCCTGTTCGCGATAGAGCTATCCGGTCATGCCGAAGGAATGATAGGCCTGTTATTGTCAACTTCTTCGCATGATTATCTGCTCTGTGCGGACACCGTCTGGTCCAGCCGGGCGCTGCGCGAGAATCGCCGGCCGCATCCGCTGGCCGGGATTATCATGTCGGATCGCAGGGAGTATGTCCGCAGCATGGATCGTCTGCGCGAGTGGTCGAGTACGAATCCGGAGCTGCGTATCGTACCGAGCCACTGCAGGGAAGTGCTGGCTGAATGGGGAGGGAGGTGGCTAACATGA
- a CDS encoding YneF family protein, translating into MWWNWVIPIVTLIVGLVGGFFIGAYYLRKQLEKMQSDPQMMQKMAKQMGYNLNPKQMQQAQQMMKNGGGVPKKGAKPQMPPMGRGNQGKRRR; encoded by the coding sequence ATGTGGTGGAACTGGGTCATACCTATCGTGACTCTTATCGTGGGTCTCGTCGGGGGCTTCTTCATTGGCGCATATTACCTGCGCAAACAACTGGAAAAAATGCAGAGCGATCCGCAGATGATGCAGAAAATGGCCAAGCAAATGGGCTATAATCTGAATCCGAAGCAGATGCAGCAAGCACAGCAAATGATGAAAAATGGCGGCGGCGTTCCCAAAAAAGGCGCGAAGCCACAAATGCCTCCAATGGGCCGTGGCAATCAGGGCAAACGTAGAAGATAA
- a CDS encoding lipoate--protein ligase family protein, which produces MTDNQQVQPTVTGGGKTNWPEGLEQAVWYETPLLGKEVPMLQPLAWEELMCRQVGIGHPPVVHMWRHTDGMTIGLRDRRLSNAAAAMKQIQQEGTAICVRPSGGAAVPLHPGILNLSIILPNPKHRINIHEDFQFMADWISQAVYPWSREVYTGEVEGAFCPGDYDIGIHGRKFCGIAQRRQAKAYIITAFVIVNGQGDELAEQIRQFYERAAGPEDQGYPVVRQGTMGGLGELAGVPSVDAYQTELQRLLNNGQLPDIRDGSEVFSKDEIEQMMTYLHERYDE; this is translated from the coding sequence TTGACAGATAATCAGCAGGTACAGCCCACAGTTACCGGGGGCGGGAAAACCAATTGGCCGGAAGGATTGGAACAGGCGGTGTGGTATGAGACGCCGCTGCTCGGCAAAGAGGTACCGATGCTGCAGCCGTTGGCATGGGAAGAACTGATGTGCCGCCAGGTAGGCATTGGACATCCGCCGGTCGTACATATGTGGCGTCATACGGATGGTATGACTATCGGTCTACGGGATCGCAGGCTGTCGAATGCAGCTGCTGCCATGAAGCAGATCCAGCAGGAAGGAACAGCGATCTGCGTACGCCCTTCCGGCGGTGCAGCTGTACCCCTGCATCCGGGTATCCTGAACTTATCGATTATTTTGCCTAATCCCAAGCATCGTATCAATATTCATGAAGACTTTCAATTTATGGCCGACTGGATTAGCCAGGCCGTTTATCCATGGAGCCGTGAGGTATATACCGGAGAAGTGGAGGGTGCCTTTTGCCCGGGAGATTACGATATCGGTATTCATGGTCGCAAATTCTGTGGGATCGCCCAGCGTCGCCAGGCCAAAGCCTATATTATTACCGCTTTTGTGATTGTGAATGGGCAAGGGGATGAGCTGGCCGAGCAGATCAGGCAGTTCTACGAGCGGGCAGCGGGTCCCGAAGATCAGGGCTATCCGGTCGTGCGTCAGGGAACGATGGGAGGGCTGGGTGAGCTGGCAGGAGTGCCTTCTGTAGATGCCTACCAGACAGAGCTGCAGCGACTGCTGAATAATGGACAATTGCCGGATATACGGGATGGATCAGAAGTATTTAGCAAGGATGAAATAGAGCAGATGATGACTTATCTGCATGAACGCTACGACGAATAG